The Bacteroidota bacterium genome contains the following window.
TGGCTGCAATATGGCAGATTACCTTTTTGATCCGAATAACAGTGCATTGATTGGTTTTTTGAAGGATACGATCTATAACGCCATACTGTATCACGAGCCTCGCATTCGCGTGGAGCAGCTTGATGTGTCTACCGATGGTACAGATGCCATCGAAGGCAGGCTGCAAATATCTATTGATTACACCGTTCGCCAGACAAACAGCCGCTATAATTTTGTTTGGGACTTCTATCAAACAGAAGGCGTGTCTGACGCTTTATAATCCTACGCATCCTCCCTGATGGAAACAGCGAATACATCTCACCCCTTGCAACGGGCCGGCACCAGCCAGCGTGGCCGGCAATTGGATGCGTTGTCTCCGTCTTATGCACCACTGGACGAGCACAACGAGCAAGATGTACTGGCTTACATTTGGGAGCTCGCAAAAACCATAGTTTATCACGAGGTAAAACACGATAGGCTCTGGAAAAGCGACTGGCTCGATTTTTTGCGCCTTAGCCTGCCCGTTCAACTGGCACTAATTGGTAAGTTTGATTTAAACGCGCTTGTAGCCTCATTTGAGGCCAGGATTAAAAAGGCAGAGTTTGGGCTCGAAAGGGGGAAATTGGCACCGCTTTTTAGAAAGGTAGCCAGTATTGCGCTGCTTCTGAATCGATGGCATGAGAATCTTCCTGAAAACACGCCACTGAAAATAGATCTCGGTGCGTTAATCGAAAAGGACTTGCGATTTGTGGCTGCTCGCTGGGCACGGCTTGCTAACCAGGCGCAAGAAGCTGAATCGCAAGAAGCTGAACCGAAAGATGCGGTAAAATGGAGCCTTGAGCTACGGCCTTTGATAGAGAATTCGGTTTGGCAACTGAGCATGAGTGACCTCATGCTGGCCGACGCAGGAACGGCCGGTGCTGTTATCAAAGGGACAGAAACGGATCGGATGTCCTTTTATTTGGAACAGCTCTCGACAATTTTTCAGGTATTTGCAGACGGCACGCGCCGTGTCATCGATCTGGCCAGTTCACCAGCGTATCAGCAAAGCAGTCTGGATGGTATCAAGAACCATCCCGCGCACATTGGGCTGTTGGTCGCATTTAACCGCATGTTCGACCGATTACGCAATGAGATCAACGACATACCAGCGCGTCAACTGGACTTTTATCTCAAAGATGTACTGGGTTTAGAAGAGGAAGCTGCTGTACCGGATAACGCACATCTGATTTTTGAACTGGATAAAACAGTGCGGTCCAGTCAAGTTGTCGAGGGTACCAGATTCAAGGCTGCCCAGAAGGATGATAACAATGCAGAGATTTTATTCGAGACGGGCGAAGAAACCATTCTAAATCGCGCCCGCGTGGACAGCCTGCGAACGATTTTTAGGCAATCAGACAAAGACAAAAAGACGACGAATATTCGTGCAGCTATAGGGGCAAATTTTTTTGATGGCATTGCCGAACCCTTTCCTGATCCACAGACAACCCAGTGGAAGACGCTGGGAGGAGAGCATTACCCCAACGGAAGCCCACAGGATTATGCCAGGATAGGCTTCTTCGTGGCCTCGCCAGCATTGTTGCTGAGAGAGGGAGGAGCCAGAGTCAAGATAGCCTTCACATGTAAAACTCAATTTACGTCGAAGTCTGATTTGAGCTCATATTTCAAAATATACTATTCCAGCGAAAAGGGATGGGTAGATGCCACAGATTTTAAACGTAGCAAGACAGCTTTACAAGTAAGGACCAGAAAAAAGAAAAAGGACATCTTTGTGTCCTTCTATGTGAACCCCGGTGTTCCACTTACTGCAGCCGATCCATCAGTCTTAAATGTTGATTATGGTACTACTTTTCCAATGATTAAACTGGAAATGAAAAAGCCTACCGATTCACACAGTTGGAAGTTTTATGATACACTTAGTCGGGTAGAGATCGAAGGAATTAAAATTACGCAGTCGAATATCAAACTGAAAGATTTGATATTGAGTAGTGATGCAGGGGTGCTAAATCCTGCTAATTCATTTGCGCCTTTTGGATCAGCACCAAGACGTAACGCAAATTTCATAATTGGAAGTGAGGAGGCGTTTGTAAAAAGATTAACGTCGCTCAGTTTTCTAGTACGGTGGGATAAAGTACCAGCGAGTAAATTTAAGTCGTGGTACGAATTCTATACAGGAAGTCCAAATCTAAATAGTGATTTTAAGGCCAAACTGGAATATCTGAATGAAGGAATTTGGTCTGAATTAGACAAGAATCTCATACCGCTTTTTGCAGAGGGGAATGCGAGGAAAAGGATTAAGATTGATGTTGCAAGCCCTGCTACCATTCCTATACGTCAGGAGAATGCTTCGAATTTTTCGAATTTGGCGGTTAATGGATTTGTCAGGCTCAGATTGACACCTAAAGACTTTTTACATGCTGAATATCCTAAAGCACTTTACAGGCAGGCGATTAAAGAACCACCCAATACTCCGCCGAATGAACCCTATACGCCCGCAATAAAGGAGTTTATTCTGCGATATAGTACTGAAGAAAGTCTCTGCAATGATTCTGGTGATGCAAATCAACGCATTCTGTTTGGGCATTTGCATCCCTTTGAGGTGCAGAATTTTGAGAGAATGGCGATTCGAGGTGTTGAGACTGGACCTTCTTTATTGCCACTAATAAACCCGTTTAAAGGTGAAGGTGGGTATTTGATGAGCGAAGGCACACTCCTCATCGGCTTAACAGATCTGATTCCCGGAAGTACGCAGTCCCTGCTTTTTCAAGTTGCCGAGGCAACAGCGGACCCCGAGTTCGTGCTTAAAGGCAAGATGAAATGGTGGTATCTGGATGACAATGATTGGGTTGAGTTACAAAAGGATGTAGATATTCTGGGAGATGCAACCCGGAATCTCACCACTTCGGGGATTGTACGTCTGGCCATACCGCAGCAAATCAGTAACAAAAATACAACGATTCTTCCTGCAGATAAACACTGGTTACGCGTGACGTTGCGTGACGGGGGGGCCGGCGTTGCTGATGCCGTCGCTGTACACACACAGGCGATTCAAACGCAAGCCTATTTATCACCCGCAAACGATACGGGCAGGCTTGATACGCCACTTGAGGCCGAAAGCATTGCCAAGCTTGTTGTAAGCAACGCATCAATAAAAAGCCTGGTACAACCCTACAGGTCTTTTGGAGGGCGGCCAAAAGAAGACGAAGCCGCTTTTCGTCGGCGTGTCAGCGAGCGATTGCGGCACAAAGGGCGAGCAGTTACGCTCTTTGACTACGAACGCCTGGTACTACAGCATTTTCCTCAGATTTATAAGGTGAAATGTTTACCTCATACGCGTGTGCAGGATGATAACTCTTTGGTAAATGCACCAGACCATGACACAGTAGATAAAAAGCTGTTTGTCAATGCACCAGGCCATGTTACAGCCGTTGTCATTCCAGATATCACGCAATTCTCGTTTGCTGAAAAGCTTCAGCCGAAGGCGAGTCGGGCTTTGCTGGAATCGATTCAGGCGTTTTTGGCTGAACGCGCGACCCCGTTTCTGCGCCTTCACGTTGTGAATCCAAGATATCAGGGCATCCGTGTTTTTGGGAGCGTTGCCTTTATGCCAGGGAAAGATCGTGTTTTTTACCAAACGCAGTTGACCAGGGATATTCTGGAATTTATGACACCCTGGGCTTTTGGTGAACTAGACCGGCTTTCTTTTGGAGGACGCATTTTTAAGTCTAGCATTCTGCATCACATCGAGCGCCTGCCCTATGTGGATTACCTCGTGGATTTTGTTATCGAATCTGATGCTGGAGAACTACCAGATGATTCCGTTATCGAGGCCGACACCGAGCACAGCATCCTCGTTTATAAAACTGGGGAGACAACCGCCTGGTCTGAACCTTCAGTGAAACAACCACCTGATGCTGAAGAGCAAGCGAAAGGATTGGGATACCAGGCCATCCCATTTGCGATTGCCTCTGGGGAGGCAAAGCACGAGAAATCCGATGATAGCGTTGCCTGACCACCAGAACCTTCGAATTTTCTGAACACCCTTTACCGATAGAGACCATGGCTATTCTAACCCGACAACAACTCTGCGATAAATTTCAAAACGGTGTTGTACCGTCAGAAGACAGTTTTCGAGATTTGATCGAATCGATGCTGAACAAGTGTGATGACGATTTTTTTGGTCGGTGGCAGCCGATGACCAATTACTATCCTGACGACGTTGTTATCTATAACAATACCCTTTATAAGCTACTGCCCAAAACAGAACCTGAAACGGATAATCAGGATACATCGGCTCAGGTGAAAGTGAAGACAACGTCAGATGATGCTGGTGATAGTGATGATGTAAAAGCCGGGGATGCCTATTGCACAGCGACTACGCCTGATGAGGATAGCCGCTGGGTTAATCTCACGTTCGACCTGACGGACGATGATTGGGAGTATGACAAAGCCAATACCCTGGTTGCAAAAAACACCGACGCTCGGGTAGGTATAGGTACCAAAGACCCTGATGGTAAATTGCATGTAGAGGCTGCATCGAGCGGAAGGTTGGTGTTTAATCCTGCTGAAATACAAACGAAAGGGCATGGGCCGGCATCAATCGATCCCACTTTGAAAATCGAGTGGGAGCCTACGAAGGGATGTGATGCATCCTTCGTCAAGTTGCGTCAGAAAGAAGGGGCTACCGAACTTGAGACCAATGCGGAAAGCGGGTTTTGCCTGCAGCACCTAAACGATCAGGGCGGAGCAACAGAACTGGCTACGTTCCGGCCTGATGGTGCCGGCATTGGTACCCATGAGCCAAAAGCACAACTTGACGTGCACACGGAAGACATCGGGCACGTGATGGCTAACCCCGAAAATTGTGATGAAGTGACCCTGCGCTTGGAAGACCCAGATTGCAATCAGGCAACGCAAACGGTAAACAGCGACTACAATACGTTCCGAACCGATGCCGACCAGGGATTCAAATTTGAGCCTGTTGCTGAACAGGAAGTTAAAAACGAGACGCCGAGAATGGTTGTAATTGACCAGTCTGGTAACGTTGGGATTGGTACCAAATCACCGGAATGTAAGCTCGATGTGGTAAATCCGGATGTGGGGCAAGTATCAGCATCTGTGGCAAAAACAAATCCAGCCCTGTCAATTGTAAATCTGAAGCCAGCCGGCAAGACCTCCTATCTTACAACAGGTGCCGAAAACTCTTTTGCTGTTTTCAAAACTGACGCGGATTGCGGATTTGTGTTCAAGCGCGGAGATGATTATGACCCTGATCGTGAGAAAACGCCAGAAAAAGATTTGACCGGTACCCATCACGTTTATATCGATCAGGATGGCAAAGTTGGTGTGGGTCTGGCGCCGGATGGATACGAGATCGACGCCCGGGGGAAAGTGCGATTCGATGAAATCTATTTGCCTACAAATGAAACAACGATTGATGAGGAAGGCAAAATCGAAAATGCACTAGATACCGTTTGCAGTTTGACGCCCATTTTGTTCAAGTGGAAAGAGACTTACGGCGTGAAAAGTGAACGCACTCAGTTTGGCCTTCTGGTAAGCGAGTGTGATGAGTACGTACCTGAGGTAGTGAACGACGGCGGCAAAGGAGACATTGGCATAGCCTATCAAAATCTGGTGCCTCTACTCATTGGAGCTATCCAGGAATTACAGGCCAAAGTAGCGGAACTGTCCAAATAACCGGTATCCATTGAGTTGCTGATCCAGATCGCCCATGCCTCCGGCTGAAAACACTATATCGAAGACCAATACAAGCCTTGCGAGTGGACTCAATTTCGAAGTCCTGCGCAATATTGGGTTGGAGCAGATTCGTAATCTGTCCGGAGAAAACTGGACGGATCACAATCTGCACGATCCAGGCATTACGATCCTGGAAGTGTTGGCGTATGCCATGCTTGACCATGGCTATCGCACAGGGCACAAGATTGAGGATTTGTTCGCGCGTGACGCGTCATCCGATCCATCTGAACGGCTTTACTATACAGCAGCGGAAGCGCTGGGCAACAATCCTGTGACGGTCAACGATTATCGTAAGTTGTTGCTGGATATTCCAGGCGTTCGCAATGCCTGGCTCGATGTGGCTGAAGAGACGAGTCCGGCACTGTTTCTGTCTTGCGAAAATGCGGATGTTCAACTTAAACCAGTCTCTCCAGAAGAAAGTAACGACGAGCGTACGCAGGACAAAAAGCTATTTCTAAACGGGCTATATACCGTATCTCTTGAGCTGGATACCATACGCCGGCAGGATCAAACAGGCACACACGATGACAATAGTCTTTCAACCGACCGGATTCTAGGCGAAGTTCGTCGAACCCTGTTTGCGCACCGTAATTTGTCAGAAGACTTTGTCAAAATTCGTGTTCTTCAGGATGAGCAGATTGCGTTTTGCGCTGCGATCGAGCTGGATCCTGGTGAAATTCCCGAAGATGTGCTTACCGACATGTTTGTTCGTCTTCGCGATTGGTTATCCCCGGATCCTGTTTTTTACACCTTGCAGCAGTTGGTTGCAAAAGGTAAAACGATAGAAGAAATCTTTGAAGGCCGGCCGCTTTCTCCTGATAGCCACGGGTTTGTAGACCTTGAGGAACTAGATGCTGCCCGGCCGGATCGGGATGTATTATATGCGAGTGATTTCTATCGGGTTATGCTCGGCGAATCTCAGCCAGAAGCAGGCCCGGCCATCCGCGCCATACGTGGCTTGAAGCTTGTCAATTACATCAACGGTATCGTGCAATCTAAAGGTGAGCCATGGTGCCTGCCACTAAAAGAAGGCTACAGGCCAATACTTGATGCGAGTCGATGCGACATCTTGTGTCTCAAGGAAGGAATTCCCGTTTCTTTCGATAAAGAAGTAGTTGCGAACCGTGTACGTGAGCGGTTAAGCAACACCCGTAAAAAAAAGCTGAGACCGTATGAACTGGATCGTATGGCACCTGAAGGCATCCGGCGTGATCTGGCGTCATATGTTTCGATTCAACACGATCTTCCCGTTGTATACGGGGTTGGCAATGACGGACTACCTGATACAGTTTCCGCTACGCGAAAAGCGCAAGCCTTTCAGTTGAAGGGGTATTTGTTATTCTTTGACCAATTGCTGGCAAATTACCTCGCCCAGCTTACACAGGTACGTCAGTTTTTTGCGCTTCGTCAGGCTGAACCATCTGGGCAAACCTACTTCGCCGGCAACATCGATTCGGTCCCGGAACTTGACGCATTGGTGAGAGGAGCCGGCTTCAATGCTGATGGTGATCAGATTTCCGGTGAATCCATCCGGGTAACGCGTGGACAGTCCGTATTTTATCCCGAAAACGAGGCACAAACACCGGTTTGGCAGCCTTGTAGTGACCATGAATCCTACAGGCTCTTTGAAAGTCCACAACTGCGAAACGATACAATCAACCGTATTATCGCTGCTTTTGAGCACGAAAACTATACGTTTGAGCACGTTGAGGACGCTTGCAAAAACAACCTCATTCGATTCAAAATTCCTGGTGCAGCGCCTGATGGGGCAACGCTGACCCTGCTGAGCCAAATCTCGTTTCCAGAGTATTTATTGTTAGATGCCGAGGCTGAAGCGCTCACGTTTCTCTTTATATCTCCAGATTATTTCCGGCCAGTCGATCTGCCGAATCTGGGAAAATACACGTTTGAAATTGTCTATCAGCCACCTACTTATGAAGAAGTAGTGGCACGACTGGCCGAGTCACCAGCCGCCGCCTTGAACCGCCGAGACCGATTTCTTAATCATTTACTCGCCCGATTTGCTGAAGACTTTTCTGACTATGCATTATTGCAGTTTTCTTCGGGGGAACAGCAGACCACACAATCACTGATTCGAGATAAAGAGCAGTTTCTTGCCGATTACCCCGTCATCAGCGAACGGCGTTCGACGGGATTCGACCAGACAAACAAGGCGGAGATTTGGGATTCGGATAACGTTACCGGCCTGGAAAGGCGGGTTGGGGGCTTGATGGGAATTGGCGATTGGAAACGCCGTACGCTTGCCCCGTTTGAAGTCGAAAAAAACGAACCAGGCTCGAAAGTAGCTATTCGCGATTTTCGCGGACGTGCATTATTTAAAAGTCCATATCCTGTTGAGGACCATGGCCAGTTCCTTGCATCTGTATGCAGCACAGCAGCAGTCCGTGAGGCAATCCTTCCTGTTGATTGCCCGAATTATAGCCGCTTTGGTATGGCGCTGTATGAAAACGATGGGGGCTTGCTTGCCCGACACCCGGATTATTATGCTGATGCGGCGCTAAGAGATAAAAAGGCTTCGTACGTATCTTCCATTTTTGCACATCCGGGAGGGTACGATGTACGGTACACTGAGGTAGCCGGCGGGTGGGTCTTCTATCTCGAAAAAGAAGACATGCGTTTGGCTGAATCGGTGAAGGCTTTTGAAGAAGATGTTGATGCCAAAGTAGCCTGGGTTCATTTTAGCACGCATGCCGTTGAGCACGCAAACTTCGAGATTGTATCTGATCTACATGGCGTTGGTTACCGTGTGTTGGTGTGGAATAAAGATCGGACGCAGGTGTTGGGGCAATCACCCGATCACTTTTACGTAGAAACGGAAGCCTGTGAGAGAATCGAAGCGATTATAGATTGCCTTACGAAGAATCGTCCTCAGACCAAATTAGTGCAAGATCCGCCAGCGTGGACGTGGCATCTGAGAGGAACGGATGGTGAACTGTTACTGGCAAGCTGTTATAACTTTGCCGAGCGGGATCAGGCCAGCTGGGCGTTATACAGGGCTGCCGAGCTCGTGCCTGAAGGCCTCTATATTCTACCACCCGCTGAAAGTGATGCTGGCTGGCGGATTGTCCTGGCTATGGACAATCCCCGTACGGTACCAGATGCAATTGTACTCGCTGAGCATCCGGCTTCATTTGTTACCGAAGAGGAGGCGCAGGAAGCAACCGATGCGCTATGCCACGCCGCTTCACCAGGTACCCTATACCGCGGGCAAATCGGGGCAATCAATCGATCCTATTTCTACGAATGGACGGGCAACGATCCTGGTGACATTTTATTAAAAAGCACCAGGTTGTTTGCGAGTGAAGAGGCCGCCGAGGCCGGATTATTGGCTTTACGCAGCTTGGCGCAAGATCCAGAGAACGTCCGTGTCGATAAAGAAAACGGATACCTGGTACGGGTATTCGATACGTTTGGAGACCTCATCGCAGAGCACCCTCGAGTTTTTCTGGATGAGGAAGAGGCCAATCTGCTGGCAAACCGTATTGTGAGATTGGCCAGGAAAAAAGGTGTGCCGGCAAGCCGTATCGTAACTGGTCCCAAGGTATGGTTTTATCGCCTCGTCGATCAGGAAAATGAGCCAATAATAAAAGCTGTTTCGCTTTTTCGAACCAGGGCGGAAGCACACGCCAAACTGATACACGCTACCTGGCATGCACGTCGCCCGAATTGTTGGCGGGCTGATGATTCAGACGGCGCCCGGGTTGCCCTAACCGATGATGCCGGACGCAAACTGGCCTGGTCGAAACCTTTTATCAACTTGGGAGAGGCTAAAAATCAGGAGCTGGATGACCGAGATCAAATGCTCGCGCTTTGGCGAACATGGTATGGATCAGAAAACATTCCTTTTTATGTGCATCCGACGCCTGGAAACTGGCGATTTTCCGTACATAAAGATGAAGCGATCGTACTCAATAGTACAGCATCTTATTTATCAGAAGAAGAAGCTGCGCTTGATTTAGAGAAGACGCTTACATTTGCCTGTAATAAACGCTACCTGAAGTGCATACAAGAGCCCGGCATGTGTCGATTCAATATCGGCGTCTATCCCTCGGGTAGTAAACATCCTCTTGCCGTTTCTCCGATACACTTCCCGGACAAAGAAACTTGTAACAAGGCAGCCGGCGCTTTGGCTGCTTATCTGAGAAGAAATAAGGTCCCCTGGCATACGAGGCTGGTTGATACCCATTATAAATATGAACTCTTTTGGGAGACCAGCGACGAGCGTATCGCAATCGCTTTTGCAAGCACTGTGCAGTATGCAGACGAAGGAGCCGCTGTTTCCGGGTTCGAATCTCTGTTGGCGTCCGTCGACAACTTGGAGGTGGCGCCCACACACGGTGAGCGATGGGGAATCTTGCGCAAAGATGGAGATGGATATGATGCAGGTACAGTGCATCCTTCTACCTATGGTAGCGAAATCGAAGCGCATTGCACGCTTGAAGATTTGAAACGGTATCTGAGGTGGGGAGGATGGAAGTTTGTACAGGTGACACCTGGCCGACAGTACAGATTTAGGATGCTCCACGATCATGCTGAATTGGCGACCTATTCGACCCAATTTCGAAATGAAGGAGAACGAAATGAGGAGCTAAAAACTGTGCGTGATCGACTGCAGCGTGCGGGCATCCAATATACAACGCTTACGCTCGGTCAGGAGCGTGTTGTGAGGGAGGGCAATGCCTTCAGATATCAGTTGCTGAGCTATCGAATGGGTGGTTGCGGTTCAGACAACGCTAACAGGGTCCTTTGGACCAGCGAAGCTACATTCGCATCACAGCAAGCAGCAGCTGCTGCTTTTGATGAGCGTTATCTGGATGTGTTGGCGTTGGCAAAAGATCGCGCCAATTATCGCAAACAGTGTGATGACAATGGCAACCGCTGGTTCTATACACTTGAGGACCCCCAATTGCCGGGGCAACCTATTGTCCGAACCGAAGATTTGTCTGATGACCTGGAGGAGCAATGTACAGCTTTACATTTAAGGCTATGTCATGCCAGATGTTATCCCATCGTCAAACAGGCAAATCGGTTTTGTTTTCGTGTAGGAGATCCTGCAAGTAACGAAGATGCCTGGGTATCTACCCATTCGTATTTGACGCCGGCGCTCGCTTTCGAGGCATTTTATCGGTTTGTAGAACTGGTCGCTTACCCGGATAATTACTACAAAGTTGATCATCCAGCCCAACCATTATTTGGATTTGAAGTGCGTGAGGCCGGGCTTGTTGAGGCAGATGAGCAGGTTTTATGTGATCCTTTTGGGACCAAGGAGAATCCACGTAATCCTGTACCACCTGTCCTTTGGTATCAGCGGCCCAATGACACCACATCAGGGGAAAAGCTGATACAAATCGGATACCTTGAATCAGGCGCCCCTCCTGATTCTCCGCCAATGGTCTCACCCATCGATATCAGGCAGCTTGACATATGGGATGGTGAATGCTGCGATGAAAATCAGCAAAACGCAGCAACGTTTACATCAACAGCAGACCGAGCCTGGCAAAATCTGGAGCAATGCGCTGTCGGTCTGGATGCCAAAACAAATTTTTCCGTTTTTCGCGATGCCGAAAAGCAATGCCGGTTGCGGATACAATTGGTGTCTGAGAATTACCGATTGGCCAGATATCGCAAGGTGTTTCATACGCATGCAGAAAGGGCAGTACAGCGCGATTGCCTGTTTGATACCATTGCAAGCGAAGTGCTTTGCTTGCCTCCCAAAATAGATTCGTCAGGAAACGCGCTTCGGGATACCAAACGACTGTATCTGGACGATGTTTGCTCGGTTGAAGTATGGGGGGTAGGCGGGCCGCGCTGGATCGTTCGTCGCGATCAGCTTGATCCTTCTCTACGGGTGCTGGAAGCGGACGACGATCGTATTGAAAGTCCCATAAACATTGAGATCATGTCGCTCGCAAGAGCAGTTGATTGTTACATTCCCATTCAGGATGAATCCAATCCAAATGCAGTTCGGTGGGGGTTATTCGACCTTCAAAATCGGCTGGTAGCTACAAGTTGTGATTCCTTTGAATTTGAGGATGAAACCGAATGCGAGCAGTGGCGCAATGCCGCAATCGCAGACGCCTGGGTTTACCCCTATATCAAAAAGGGGGATAAGTATGGATTCCAACTTGCCCGGTGTGTTGATGATATCTTGCTGGAGAGCGTCAATACGTATGCCTTCCCTGTCCGTGTGGCAGCTGCTTTTCGCCGACTCATCACACTCATTCGGGAGAAAGAACATTACGCGCCTTTTGAGTCAGATGATTGCGGTCCTTTCGGCATTGAAATCATAGATCCTGCCGAAATAAAGGCAACACATCCAGCCTCATTTCTGAATCGTGAAAGTGTTGCTCAGGCTATCGACGATTTGTCGAATACGATGGATGCCGAGGGTTTTCATGTTGTTGAGCATGTGTTGTTACGGCCGGCAACTGAAAAGTCACGACTGTTCAAACTTCTTTGCGCAGACTGTGACGACGATGCAGGGCATATACACTACGATGAGCATCGGAAGACCCTCGGTGTGTTATCCAGTGACGACCCTTACTCTTTCAAGTGTACCATCGTAATTCCGTATTGGGGCCGGCGTTTCCGCAATATCAATTTTCGGGAATACTTCGAGCAGACCCTGCGGCGAGAAGCACCAACACATATACAATTGAGCATTGTCTGGGTAACGCCGGCACAGATGCATCTCTTCGAATCAGCCTGGCGTGATTGGCTGCATACCAACGCCGCCGGAAGGGACAACTGCATGTGGGAAATGCACCTTGAAGCGCTAATCGATGCCATGGAAAAACTGCAAAATGCGTATCCACCGCTCAGCCGCTTTGGTGATAACGAAAGCGATG
Protein-coding sequences here:
- a CDS encoding GPW/gp25 family protein, with the protein product MPDNSDFLGRGWSFPPTFVKSKRYGGDVALVEGKQDIEQSLDILLRTSIGERVMQPEYGCNMADYLFDPNNSALIGFLKDTIYNAILYHEPRIRVEQLDVSTDGTDAIEGRLQISIDYTVRQTNSRYNFVWDFYQTEGVSDAL